One window of the Endomicrobium proavitum genome contains the following:
- a CDS encoding aminotransferase class I/II-fold pyridoxal phosphate-dependent enzyme, whose protein sequence is MDIFDKCKEFHIANDLKKAGVYPYFQRVESAQGPEITIDGKKKIVVCSNNYLGLANHPKVIEASCAAAKQYGTSGTGSRFLNGTNDLHEKVERKFAKLIGKEDAILFTTGHQSNLGALSALIGKGEVFITDKLDHASIMDGCRLSLGGELARFRHNNMGDLERQLQRYEDKGKLIVVDGIFSMEGDITNLPEIVKLAKKYNARVYVDEAHSLGVLGENGAGTGPHFGLQKDVDVVMATASKSLASIGGFIAGDKVIVDYIKHSARSLIFTASLPPACVGAIDMAIDLMIAEPERRKTLLKTSQKMKDEFQRMGYDTNLAQSPIIPLTIGDDKIVFQMWKMLFDEGIFTSPVVTPAVPEGQAIIRTSFMATHTDDHLNLILEKFRKIGKELGVIKG, encoded by the coding sequence GTGGACATTTTTGATAAATGTAAGGAATTTCACATTGCTAACGATCTTAAAAAGGCCGGCGTCTATCCGTATTTTCAAAGGGTAGAATCTGCTCAAGGTCCGGAAATAACTATTGACGGTAAAAAGAAAATAGTGGTTTGTTCCAACAATTATTTAGGACTTGCAAACCATCCGAAAGTTATAGAAGCGTCCTGCGCGGCGGCAAAACAATACGGAACAAGCGGCACAGGCTCAAGATTTTTAAACGGAACAAACGATCTCCACGAAAAAGTTGAAAGAAAATTTGCAAAACTTATAGGAAAAGAAGACGCTATTCTTTTTACCACCGGACATCAGTCTAATCTTGGCGCGTTGTCCGCTTTAATAGGCAAAGGCGAAGTTTTTATTACCGATAAGTTAGACCACGCTTCAATTATGGACGGCTGCCGTTTATCTTTAGGCGGTGAACTTGCAAGATTTCGCCACAACAATATGGGCGACCTTGAAAGACAGCTTCAAAGATACGAAGATAAGGGAAAACTGATAGTTGTTGACGGCATTTTCAGCATGGAAGGCGACATTACAAACCTTCCTGAAATTGTTAAACTTGCAAAAAAATATAACGCCAGAGTTTATGTTGACGAAGCTCACTCTTTAGGCGTTTTGGGAGAAAACGGCGCCGGCACGGGACCTCATTTCGGTTTACAAAAAGACGTTGACGTGGTTATGGCTACAGCGTCAAAATCTTTGGCGTCTATCGGCGGGTTTATAGCCGGCGATAAAGTTATTGTAGATTACATAAAACACTCCGCAAGATCTCTTATATTTACCGCAAGTCTTCCGCCTGCATGCGTAGGCGCAATAGATATGGCTATAGATTTAATGATTGCAGAACCGGAAAGAAGAAAAACGCTTCTTAAAACCTCGCAAAAAATGAAAGACGAATTCCAACGCATGGGATACGATACAAACCTTGCGCAATCTCCGATTATTCCGTTAACAATAGGCGACGATAAAATAGTTTTCCAGATGTGGAAAATGCTTTTTGACGAAGGCATATTCACATCTCCGGTAGTAACTCCCGCAGTTCCTGAAGGTCAGGCAATTATCAGAACAAGTTTTATGGCTACCCATACCGACGACCATTTAAATTTAATTCTTGAAAAATTCAGAAAAATAGGCAAAGAGCTTGGCGTTATTAAAGGTTAA